The sequence CAAGACAGAGTGTAAATATGTCTATCACGGATTATTCAGCTTACATATGGAATTCCTTCTTCTGTTGCCTGATTTTCATAGTCAAAAACCTTGATTATGCTGGGCTCCTCTTCACCACAGATTGGTGGATCGGTTCCCCCTTCAGTTGTTTTCCCAGATTTTCTCATCAAGCGGCATAAAACAAAACACCTCTGCAAAATTTTGAGCACAATCAGCATTTATTTCATAGAGTTCATACAAACAAAAGTCAACAAAAACCAGGCTATGGTATACAGAAGAAATTGACAGTCCTTGATGAAAACCGGTGATgaatttttaagataaaagatttaaGAGAGCTCATACACATGCAGGTGCCACtggaataaacaaaaaatatcctGTTTTGATATGCTTCCAAATAAAACTCACTTAACTAAGCTAAGAAGGCGTACAGAAAGGTCATAAGTCAATTTTACAAGCAAAATAAAGGTCTCACATGTCCTCTTTGTCACTAAGAAATACCAAGTAACCAAAATTAGGCATGAATAGAGTGAAACAAAAAACATGGGATTGAAGCAAAGaatccaacaacaacaacaataacctTCTAAAGCCAGAACAATAACCTAAGcctaaaaattatacaatatagAGACATAACAATCTAGTAGAAAGATGATTTCCAATGAGTGTTAAAAGTTCtagcaaaatgaaaaataaaacaaacctCGCTTTCATGAAAGGTAACAGCGTGATATTCGTGAATAACCCAGTAGGACTTGACACCACAGGAAACAATTCCTGTGTAGTAAACAAGATTCTTCTTTGTGGCAATGAGAGTGTTGGTGTTCCAGCTGCTAATATCACGGTCTTTTCCAGTGGCTTTCCAGAACCCTTTCTCGGTTTTCCTGTTAACCCTTTTACTGTTTGAATACTTGAAATCAACCGGACTGAAGAAAAACCAATCTGGGTCACCGAATCGAATCCGTGATTTTGCAAGTATCCCTGTTCGAAACAACAAAAGGATCACTCTCACACAACAGTGACataaagagaagaagaatataaatgACAGAAGGGATGTTCGGTAATTCGATTTTTTCTAGATTACCTGGTACATCCGAAGGTTCCACATGGCAGAGGTCAATGACAGGGATAACGTCGACACGGGAATCATCACCCAGCAACTTGTGTTTGAGGTAGAAATCGACGAGTTCTTGTTCTGTAGGACGGAAACCGACACCAACAATTTTACCCATTGATTTTGGTGAATACTGAACTCTGTGTTTGTAGTTTGAATGAAACAtccaaagaaagaaaataagaacGGAAGAGGAAATCGATCGCAGAGATAAAGGagaatttatgttttgttgtgaCTTTGGTCTCTCCTCGTTTTTATATTGCAGAGACATTGACTCCTTCGCTAACAAGTTATcatagaaaaatacaaaaaataaaaataaaaacagggaaaacaaatgtatagaTCTCTTACACTTATTACACTACCATTCTAtgtgtaataaaaattattacaaaatactTAATctatattaaagttaaaaaaattatttcaaaattaatatgaagGATAAACATCCTTAATCActcattcaattttcttttaaatcaatTGGATAAACTTAATTcggtaaaatataaatatatacatttaaatgtGTCACCGTCATTTGGgactaataacttttttatgcaATTTATGACTAATAATTAAGTACAACAAAATTGTGTGAACCTATAAATTAAGTACTCTGATTGGAAATTTCAACAAACAAGAAATGAACctataaatttattgatttaatgacattgaatcaaattttctttccattatttaatgataatataatcatgtGCTTCTAATAAGTTCGTAAAGTTTATTAAAactaggttaaattactctttttatctttttatttatcaagtaatatcattttggtcctcaaatttttcgttgtttcaatttgatccttatttacttaaaaatgattcaatttagtccttactGTTTGTTTGACCAGACAATATTAAagtcaatgtcacgtgtcaatttttgattttttgatttttttattttttacacatgtcacTTCATCGTTGTATCACATGTTAAAATGACTCAGTTTgatctttatatttgtttttagttttaattcagtcccaatttttacaaaaataaagtaatattatgCCTCTTAAACACGCTTGTTATATACAAATGCCGCGTCATAAGAATCTTCTTCCCCACACAACACGGGTCTTCCATGAAATTGAAAGGAATTTATTTAACATGCTTTCTCATGaatacatatgtatataatcTGTTATGAGTATCCATCACACTAACACTGTTTCCTTTCAAATCAATCTCTTTATTTGTGTGATTGTAGATGAAATATAGATTCAGTGTTTTAGTCTCCTTGATCCCCAAGTTTCTTCCTTGGCCCACCATTtcaatgaacaaaaataaaacagtttctatgcatttttttctttcttttagtaGTTTGTTATGCTCCCCACCACTGAGCACAAACATCATTGCAGAGTTTGATACACTTTCCAAGGTTTTGAACAGGATCATGCTAACTTCCAACAACTAACTTAACTATTTAATGTTAGCTACTCAATTATAATAAGAAAGATGCAGTGAGCATGCATCAATGCAAAATACATGTCTTACCAATCTTTCAAGGATGAAATTCTTAAAACAGAGTTTTCCACATTGTCACACTAAAAGAAAAGGAACTATGGTAGCACTCACATCACCCCTTCACATATACTACATCTACTTAAAGTGATAATACTTCAAAACTAACTGATAATACACACATAAAAACCTTAAAACTACGTTGTCTTCATGAAGTTGTCTCCATATAGATGAAAGAACCTTTTCTATTGTTATCATAAGATTAATGGCTTCAGGTTTCAAGTTATCTCTTCAACTATTTTTCTTCTGATTCACAAACAGAAAATCCTTCCCAGCCTACACAATGCAACACATGCAGCATGGTATATCAATAATATGTTAAAGTGAAAATCAGTTCAAGTGAAGCATCTGCCTCATTCGTCAAGAAAGTAATCTTCATTTTTCTAATGAAGCTGCTTGATTTTCTCACCTCTGCATGGAATACTGCATTGTTTGAAACCTTCCTCTGTGATGAtcagaagaaagaaaatttgctcttctttttcttctttttctcttgttttttttcATGGATAGGAGATGGCATACATACACCGTCATGGACATCAACGTTTGATAATTCAGAATCAAACCCTTTTGATGAATGGTATTCGTCTAAGTTAAGATATCTAGTAAACACTGTTGGAATATCCATAATATTATCACCCTGCAATGATTTCAGAAGAAAATAGACAGATGAATTCAAAGTGTTCGAATAAAGAAATCAAATCTAAAGTAATGGGACAGTTCAGAAACAGATGGAGATGCTCACTGTATGATTGGAAAAATTTGGACAACATATGTTTACCTGTTGAGAGACGGCCTCGGCATCTGTATCATATACCTTTCTCAATGACTTCGATTGGGTGAAAGTATTGAAGTAGGTATTTGTACTTTCTTCATTGTTAACATAATTGTCCTGAACAAGAAAAGAATTCACGAATTCCTGTTCCTGGTATTTTCATATGAATTGTGCTCAATGTTAGATTCATTTCTAAAATAGGCATCGTAAAATGAGGGGTTTGGAAAAGACGTCTGGTCTTGCTGAAAGGTGGTTCCTATGGAGTGATTCTGATAGTCAAAAACCATGATTCTACTGCTCTCCCCTTCATCACCCCCACCTTCAGTTGTTCCCCCAGGTTTCTTCATCAGACGACACAAAACAAAAGTCCTCTGCAAAATGCTCAAACTTGTTATAAATGCTAAAACCTAAACTATATATTGATATATGTCAAAGGCTATAGAAGagtgaagaaaaatgaagaaggaTAATTTGCAATGAGTGTTAAAATTCTCCAAAACGTGAACCAACCTGGCTTTGGTGAAAGGTGACAGCATGGTATTCGTGAATAACCCAGTTGGATTTCTGACCACGTGAAACGCGACCTTTGTAGTAAACAAGAGTCTTCTTTGTGGCAATGAGAGTGTTGGAGTCGGAGCTTCTAATCTCACGATCTTTTCCGGTGGGTTTCCAGAAGCCACACTTGGTTGTCCGGTTAATCCTTTTACTGTTTGGATACTTGAAATCAACAGGACTAAAGAAAAACCATTCTGGGAAATCGAATTGTGCATCTGATTCCTCGAAATACACTGTtttcaaacaagaaaagaaaaacaaataacagtgaagaaaagataagaggaagataaagaagaaaggaTGGTTGCATGAAGATGCATGGAGTGTTAAACGTTTATATTATTACTTGGCACGTCCCAAGGTTCCACTTGACAAAGGTCAATGTCGAGGATGACATGGCCTTGTGGATCATTACCGAGCAACCTATGTCTGAGGTAATAGTCCACAAGTTCTTCTTCCGTGGGACGAAAACCGAATCCTATAACATCCATTGTAGTAGTTTGTAACAAAGATAGGAAGATGGGAAGGAAAGGTGGTGAAGCAGCTACTAACCAAGGAAAACGAAGAAAGCTCGGTGTttatgttgtgttgtgttgtgctGTGGAAAGGAATTTATAATGCAAAAAAGTCATTGACTGACTTTACTACTTAGCTCACAAGTTATAGTTGGAAAATACAAAACGCATAGAAAACTATGTTGTGCTGTTAAGGTGAAggatatatatatttgttatcttATTATCTATCATGTGGACGAATATATGATATGTAACAGATGAGAAAAGAAGATTCTAGaggttatatataataataatccaaaaggaaaattatttgttgacaaactaattttaactgttatttgtggtttattattttagtctTGATACCTACGCTTCTTTATTCCATGACCAATCATTTCAATTCCTTGCTctcccaacaacaaaaaataaacagaaatttatttaattaaatatggcCACCTTTGCTTTTATTGCGATGCTTCTCTGCTAAGAACTTCATCACAAAGTTTGATATCCTTTTCAAGATTTGAGTAGAGTGATGTAAACTTATAAGTGATGTTCGCATCACTGCTGAACTCAAAAAATTGATGGCAGGTACTTAATTACTCTTTTTTCTCCTCCACCGTTTTTCTGCCCTACTTGAAAATGTGGTAAAATTTTGAATCCgcgtaatttttcattttcaatggGCATGTGATGGCTATAAAACGGTTTAAGAGTATTCATGGTTCTATTACacaacattataatattttaatattaaaggaTTAAGttatataaagatttttaataattaaagtttaattttataaaaccatTATCTCTACAATCAAATTGTTTAAACTCTTTCCGTCTTTTCTAGTTTATCTCATCCgttctttatttttttgaagaTCAAGAATTCTAGTTGTGATTCTCATTAAAAACTCTACGGAACCTCCTATCAAAGAGTTGAATTGAATAAGTTttgatttttcctttttccagGTTTTGAGTCTTAGAGTTGCATATGACACTAAAGTCATACATGTGACTCAAAGTGGTTCTCGATGATTTTCTATTGCTCTCCAATCTGAATTGTAAGTTTAGAACTCTAATTAAGGCTTTCATTGTTTGTCTATGGGATTCAATGTGTTTTGGTGTTCTAAAGAAATTCTGTTTTTAGGGAACATCTTTGGCTAAGGTAAGATGAACTAATTATAGCACTTTCATGTTTAATCTCGGATTTGAATGGTTGTTGAGCCTTGGACTATGATATGTTGAAATTTGTATGTGAGTCTTACGTTGAGTTTGGATTGAGTTGCATGCGATTCTGTAGTCGAATGTGGTGTGAATCTTGAGTATGTGTTGCAAAATGTGGAATATGCATCATGTGTCCAAATTGATAAATGAGGTGAGGAATGTGATAATCTTGGATGATTTTTTTATGATCTTATAATAGGGTTCTATGCAATTGTGGTTGATTTTGCATTGAGGATGTGAAATTAGAATGCTTTGGTCTATTTGTTGCTAGGAGATAAAGGatttaaaatgtgtaatttgATGTGACGTGATTTCTCTGCATTTTATGCCGAGAAGGGTTTGGTCTAGACAAATTAATTTGAGCatttcaatgtaaaaaaaaatcagattttgTGTTTGTCTTGTCAAGATTGAGGTGCTACCATATTTGCTTtgtcggtaaaaaaaaaaaatttcttccaaaaattcaaattttggtcTTTTCACATATGATCTTTATATCTCCTACTTACATTGTAAGTGTAAAAACTAGATTTATAAGAGATTGTgtaaaaaagacaaatttaaaaatattctctcttattaaaggtatatatatatatatatatatatataattaaaaaatatataaatataaatttgattcattttaataaattcctgtaaaaatcattataactaaaatatttaaattaacactACTTATTTGGATTCTATAGAGGTTAATAACTTTGATAATAGATTACGAATTTCTAAACCAAACGGAATTCAgtcatttcttattcttgttgagaattaaaatttgagagtgtttacttaaCACACCATTAATCCATAATGTAGAATAGGTAAGACATTTCATATagaatgataatatatatatatataaagaaacacTCATCgtcaaagaaagaaagagtaatatttttgaattgaatcaCTGTGAAATCCATTTACTTATTATGACGAAATATAGAATCTTTAGAGTCAATTTTTCTTTCTGATAGCTCCCAGCAATCCAAGTCATTTTATTTGTCCTTAGGCTGCATTTAATGGTGTGATTTGTTGTGCTCCCTCATGCTTCTCTCCAAAAACAAACAGAAGCTCATTCTGTCAAAATATGATTGTTTCATAAGATCcaagttttttattaatttttgcatGCTGAATTAGAATATTTCTCTAGAGTCCCTGGACATAATCAGGCACCTAGTTACCATTTTATGATCAAGAATAAACCATCTTTGCTTCAGAAAACAAAGATCAGCTGagcaatataaaaataaagtggtTGTCTAACCAATCCTCTGTTCAAGTGATTTGGGAAAATAACTGTATTCTTCATGCGTTCCAAAAActaagaaattatattattaaatactaaaatcaCAGATAATAAATTGATTCAGCAAGACAATTGGTATCCTACAAACAAAAATTCACTACAAATAACCACACAAACTTCCCAGTTACACAATCTACTATCTTAAATATACACAACTTCATCGTGCAGTTTCTAATACTTTCTAATAGGTTTCCTATGATACATACTCTTAAATTTTAATGCATAAATTTCATTATGCAATTTCTAATAAAGTGGCTATTATAGAGCAATTTTAATGCATACACTACATACTCTTACTTTTAATAACATATACTCTTGTCTACTAATCCATTCATGCTACGAAGTTCATAGTTCGAATCCTATGAAGTTGCTCGGTCTTAGATGATACTGATCTTCCCATGACCTTTAAGTGCAAAGAAAGCTAGATATTTCACTGTAATTGATCTCCACAAGTTTATTTGTTGTAGAGTCACATGAGGATGTCTCCAATCCCCAAAAATCATCTTGAAATATACTTTCTTGTTTCTCTTCACTTGCTTCTTGGCCGGAAAATAGAAGATGTGTGTCACCATGTCCAACATCATATGATGttttaaacctttttaataCATGATATTCCTCTGAGTTAAGATACTCAGTATACAAACTTGAAATATCCTCAAAACTAGCGTCCTGCAATggtttcaaaagaaaataaacagatgaattcatttctaaaagtgctataacaatataacaaattcaagaaaatagTGCAGTTCTCAAGTCCTATAGTCTCCATAATAACCCATCAATCGATCATGAATCACATCAAAGCCAACTCAAACTAGGCATTTTTCTTGAGTATCTTTCAAGAATCTACTCGAGAAAATccttatatattgtgaaaaatATGACAAAATTCAAATCAACATAAAGCACACTACAACTTTTAACTTACTAAACCAGCATGAAAGTTCAGAAACGAAAGGAGATACGCTCATCAATGTTATTTGGACTTTGCAGAATAAATATTTACCCGTTCAGGGACGACTTCTGCATCTCTATAAGAGCTTTCGCAATATGCCCTTTTCAATGACTTTGATTGAGTGACTAAATATTCATCGGCTAATAATGAATTCGGGAGTTTAGGTAGAATTTGTTTAGTTTCTAATGGAGTTTGCATAGTTTGAAAAGGAGTTTCAAAAAGAAACTGCAAAATTTCAAAAGGAATTTGGTTGGTTTCATGAGAAATCTGCATAGTTTCACAAGAAATCTGCATAGGTTCACAAGGATTCTGCATACTTTCACAAGAAATCTGCATACTTTCACAAAGAGTCTGTACAGGTTCACAAGGAGTCTGCAGACTTTCAAAAGGAGTCTGCATAGTTTCACAAGGAGTCTGCATACTTTCAAAAGAAGTCTGCATAGTTTCACAAGGAGTCTGCATACTTTCAAAAGAAGTCTGCATAGTTTCACAAGGAGTCTGCATACTTTCAAAAGAAGTCTGCATAGTTTCACAAGGAGTCTGCATACTTTCACAAGAACTTTGCATAGTTTCACAAGGAATCTGCAAAGTTTCATAAAGAGTCTGCATAGTTTCACAAGAAATCTGCATAATTTCATAAGGAGTGTGCATAGTTTCACAAGGAGTGTGCATAGTTTCGTAAGGAATCTGCATAATTTCAGAAGGACTCCGCCCATTGTtgttttcatttctaaaatagGCATCGTCATCCTGCTCAATTTCAATTAGTGACGGTTCTGTAGGGGAGATGCATTTTTCTGCCTGATATGTTACGTGACAGATTGTTTCCATTCCGGTTAGAGTACCTccctgaaaaataaaaaagaaatcatatatataattacaagaAGAAGTATCAATTGTCGGTATGTTGGCATGTCACAGTGTATGTATGTTCATGAAATATGCATCAGCTTACGGATGGAACTCCTTCTGCTATCGCCTGATTTTCATAGTCAGAAACCACGCTTCTACTGGATTCCCCTTCATCACATATCAGTGCAGCAGTTCCTCCTTCAGTTTTTTTCTCAGGTTTCTTTATCAAGCGGCATAACACAAAAGCATTCTGAAAAAATTGGAGTATAGTGAGCATTCATTCTGCACAATTCACAAAAGTAAAAGGCCAAAACAAATGAGGCAAACGTATGCAAAAGAAACAGACAGTCTGCGATGagaattattgatgaattttgaGTGTTCTTAGATAGAAAAACTCAATTAAACACATCCAGTAAGTCACATGAGAGCTTTGTCGAGAAACTAATTATTACCATTACTCAAGATTAAAGAACATAAGTCACatgagatattttaaaatttataaacttttttacatGTCAAACTCAGGCTTCAATACTCATCTTGGTTCGGGTGTATACAGAAGAAATTGACAGTCCTTGATGAAAACCGGTGATGAATTTTGAAGATAAAAGATTTAAGAGAGCTCATACAGATGCAGGTGCCACtggaataaacaaaaaatatattgttttgatATGCTTCCAAATAAAACTCACTTAACTAAGCTAAGAAGGCGTACAGAAAGGTCATAAGTCAATTTTACAAGCAAAATAAAGCTCTCACATGTCCTCTTTGTGACTAAGAAATACCAAGTAACGAAAATTAGGCATGAATAGAGTGAAACAAAAAACATGGGATTGAAGCAAAGaatccaacaacaacaacaataaaagcCAGAACAATAACCTAAGcctaaaaattatacaatatagAGACATAACAATCTAGTAGAAAGATGATTTCCAATGAGTGTTAAAAGTTCtagcaaaatgaaaaataaaacaaacctCGCTTTCATGAAAGGTAACAGCGTGATATTCGTGAATAACCCAGTCGGACTTGACACCACAGGAAACACTTCCTTTGTAGTAAACAAGATTCTTCTTTGTGGCAATGAGAGTGTTGGTGTTCCAGCTCCTAATATCACGGTCTTTTCCAGTGGCTTTCCAGAACCCTTTCTCGGTTTTCCTGTTAACCCTTTTACTGTTTGAATACTTGAAATCAACCGGACTGAAGAAAAACCAGTCTGGGTCACCAAATCGAATCCGTGATTTTGCAAGTATCCCTGTTCGAAACAACAAAAGGATCACTCACACAACAGTGACataaagagaagaagaatataaatgACAAAAGGGATGTTCGGTAATTCGATTTTTTCTAGATTACCTGGTACATCCGAAGGTTCCACATGGCAGAGGTTAATGACAGGGATAACGTCGACACGGGAATCATCACCCAGCAACTTGTGTTTGAGGTAGAAATCGACGAGTTCTTGTTCTATAGGACGGAAACCGACACCAACAATTTTACCCATTGATTTTGGTGAACACTGAACTCTGTGTTTGTAGTTTGAATGAAACAtcgaaagaaagaaaataagaatgGAAGAGGAGATCGTTCACAGAGATAAAGGagaatttatgttttgttgtgaCTTTGGTCTCTCCTCGTTTTTATATTGCAGAGACATCGACTCCTTCGCTAACAAGTTATcatagaaaaatacaaaaaaaaaaacagtcatGACGCGAACACGGGGATCATCACCGAGCAATCTGTGTTTGAGGTAGAAGTCGACGAGTTCTTCATCTGTGGGGGCGAAAACCCAATCCTACAATCCTCATTGGTTTTTCTGAACACTTGACTTCAGTAGTTAACAAGAAAGGAACAGGGGAAGATTATGAAACAGAGTTGTGTGTAGAACGCTACTGAATGTTTTcggtgtttgtgtttgtgttacGGAACTGAATTTATAATGCCACATTCGCTATTCACTGACTCGACTCCTTAGTTAAGAAGTTGTCGTTGGaaaatacattataataatatttcaagatTCGAGTTTGAGGCATACtttcaaactttataaaaaGCTCGtaatataactatataaaattaattaacatatgTAATTTAAGTTAGATCACGCacataaatttttgaaattttgtttttcaatttgtgAAGTAATAACAGATAGAGAGATACAATAACAAATGCTGCAGTGACTGTATAGTACTAAAACCGCGTGAAAATGAGAATCTTTTTCCTCACTGCTCACAGCACTTTCTACGAAATGGACAAAAatctatttaatatatttaataattcgATAGGGATATAATCCGTTATGAGTCTCTATCACAAGGATCAGTGTCTTTCAAATAAATTAGGTAAAAGTACAAAAGTTAATTGGCTAATCTGATTTTACATGAAGTTCAGAAAAGCAATACTTTGATTATTGGTTTGTTATTTGAGCCTTGGTCCCCAAGTTTCTCCCATGTCCCACCATTTCAATGTTCTTTCAAGACTATTGGTAATGAATTtccatttacatttttattttttattttttgaggtTTGTTGTGTTATGCTCTTCACTGCTAGTCAAGAACATGACTCCAAAGGTGGATATATTTTTCAAGATTTAGAACAGTCATGTGCTAACTTCCAATTGCAGATAGTGAACTCCAACCATTCATGTTAtcacctcaattttttttttctccttccaCGCGTAAATGGATTTTCATATTCAGCTTTTC is a genomic window of Vigna unguiculata cultivar IT97K-499-35 unplaced genomic scaffold, ASM411807v1 contig_479, whole genome shotgun sequence containing:
- the LOC114172042 gene encoding protein NTM1-like 9 → MDVIGFGFRPTEEELVDYYLRHRLLGNDPQGHVILDIDLCQVEPWDVPMYFEESDAQFDFPEWFFFSPVDFKYPNSKRINRTTKCGFWKPTGKDREIRSSDSNTLIATKKTLVYYKGRVSRGQKSNWVIHEYHAVTFHQSQRTFVLCRLMKKPGGTTEGGGDEGESSRIMVFDYQNHSIGTTFQQDQTSFPNPSFYDAYFRNESNIEHNSYENTRNRNS
- the LOC114172049 gene encoding NAC transcription factor 29-like — translated: MFHSNYKHRVQYSPKSMGKIVGVGFRPTEQELVDFYLKHKLLGDDSRVDVIPVIDLCHVEPSDVPGILAKSRIRFGDPDWFFFSPVDFKYSNSKRVNRKTEKGFWKATGKDRDISSWNTNTLIATKKNLVYYTGIVSCGVKSYWVIHEYHAVTFHESERCFVLCRLMRKSGKTTEGGTDPPICGEEEPSIIKVFDYENQATEEGIPYGGTFSGVETIFLADPQTETYVSQIQPSPREEASFPNYPLNNVCFGNEKSFMQDEYLNRILADENLDNDEESSCTFVDNFSQKDTNIVDSSFVHDKYFNYDEYHSSKRLKLSKDVADDASTNQETKESMIGDGFWRMESSSCDSTPNGVLEINCTEVSSSRSIS
- the LOC114172047 gene encoding NAC domain containing protein 52-like encodes the protein MFHSNYKHRVQCSPKSMGKIVGVGFRPIEQELVDFYLKHKLLGDDSRVDVIPVINLCHVEPSDVPGILAKSRIRFGDPDWFFFSPVDFKYSNSKRVNRKTEKGFWKATGKDRDIRSWNTNTLIATKKNLVYYKGSVSCGVKSDWVIHEYHAVTFHESENAFVLCRLIKKPEKKTEGGTAALICDEGESSRSVVSDYENQAIAEGVPSGGTLTGMETICHVTYQAEKCISPTEPSLIEIEQDDDAYFRNENNNGRSPSEIMQIPYETMHTPCETMHTPYEIMQISCETMQTLYETLQIPCETMQSSCESMQTPCETMQTSFESMQTPCETMQTSFESMQTPCETMQTSFESMQTPCETMQTPFESLQTPCEPVQTLCESMQISCESMQNPCEPMQISCETMQISHETNQIPFEILQFLFETPFQTMQTPLETKQILPKLPNSLLADEYLVTQSKSLKRAYCESSYRDAEVVPERDASFEDISSLYTEYLNSEEYHVLKRFKTSYDVGHGDTHLLFSGQEASEEKQESIFQDDFWGLETSSCDSTTNKLVEINYSEISSFLCT